Proteins encoded within one genomic window of Triticum aestivum cultivar Chinese Spring chromosome 2D, IWGSC CS RefSeq v2.1, whole genome shotgun sequence:
- the LOC123051868 gene encoding probable carboxylesterase 18 gives MAGDVARKQLQARVGALPWAVRLQLRALEAAVDATQRRDGTVNRFLFSLLVDRQAPANPARPDAGGVRSVDVTVDASTGVRARVYFATGEAGAEADASPRPVIVYFHGGGFTVFSAATRPYDALCRTMCREAGAVVVSVTYRLAPEHRYPAAYDDGEAALRYLAATGLPAEVPVRVDLSRCFLAGDSAGANIAHHVAQRWIAAPATTPPAVHLAGLLLLSAYFGGEDRTESEQALEGVAPIVNLRRSDFWWKAFLPEGADRNHPAAHVTGEAGTEPELPEAFPRAMVVVGGLDPLQDWGRRYAAMLRRKGKEVRVVEFTEAVHAFYFFPALPETGKLVAEIRAFVESVAPNQTT, from the coding sequence ATGGCCGGCGACGTCGCGCGCAAGCAGCTCCAGGCGCGCGTGGGGGCGTTGCCGTGGGCGGTGCGGCTCCAGCTGCGCGCGCTcgaggccgccgtcgacgccacgcAGCGCCGGGACGGCACCGTCAACCGCTTCCTCTTCTCGCTGCTCGTGGACCGCCAGGCGCCCGCCAACCCCGCGCGCCCGGACGCCGGGGGCGTCCGCTCCGTGGACGTCACCGTCGACGCGTCCACCGGCGTGCGGGCCCGCGTCTACTTCGCGACAGGCGAGGCGGGGGCGGAGGCGGACGCGTCGCCGCGGCCGGTGATCGTGTACTTCCACGGCGGCGGCTTCACGGTGTTCTCCGCGGCCACCCGCCCCTACGACGCGCTCTGCCGCACCATGTGCCGCGAGGCGGGCGCCGTCGTCGTGTCCGTGACCTACCGCCTGGCGCCCGAGCACCGCTACCCCGCGGCCTACGACGACGGGGAGGCCGCCCTCCGGTACCTCGCCGCCACCGGCCTGCCCGCCGAGGTCCCCGTCCGCGTCGACCTCTCCCGCTGCTTCCTCGCCGGCGACAGCGCCGGCGCCAACATCGCGCACCACGTGGCCCAGCGCTGGATTGCGGCACCAGCGACAACGCCTCCAGCCGTCCACCTCGCCGGCCTCCTGCTCCTGTCCGCCTACTTCGGCGGAGAGGACCGGACCGAGTCGGAGCAGGCACTGGAGGGCGTGGCCCCGATCGTCAACCTCCGCCGGTCCGACTTCTGGTGGAAGGCGTTCTTGCCGGAGGGCGCCGACCGGAACCACCCGGCCGCGCACGTGACGGGCGAGGCCGGCACGGAGCCGGAGCTGCCCGAGGCGTTCCCGCGGGCGATGGTGGTCGTCGGCGGGCTCGACCCGCTCCAGGACTGGGGGAGGCGGTACGCCGCCATGCTGCGCCGGAAGGGCAAGGAGGTGCGCGTGGTGGAGTTCACGGAGGCTGTGCACGCCTTCTACTTCTTCCCGGCGCTGCCCGAGACCGGCAAGCTCGTCGCGGAGATCAGGGCGTTCGTGGAGAGCGTGGCGCCGAATCAGACCACGTAG
- the LOC123051869 gene encoding probable carboxylesterase 18, producing the protein MAGAESARPAPPVLPWTVRLQVLALGAACDLSQRRDGTVNRFLFSLVDRQTPARPRPDALGVRSADVVVDAARNLWARVFSPSVGKPEAAPLPVVVYCHGGGFALLSASSAPLDAMCRRFCRELGAVVVSVNYRRAPEHRHPAAYDDCADVLSYLGTAGLPADIGVPVDLSRCFLAGDSAGGNIAHHVAHRWTSSAAVASDNPVRLAGIILLQPYFGGEERTEAELRLEGVGPVVNMRRSDWSWKAFLPEGADRNHPAAHVTGEACPEPELPEEFPPAMVVVGGLDPLQDWQRRYAAMLQRKGKAVQLVEFPDAIHGFYMFPKLPDAGKLVNDVKNFMETATSDH; encoded by the coding sequence ATGGCGGGAGCCGAGAGCGCGCGGCCGGCGCCTCCGGTGCTGCCGTGGACGGTGCGGCTCCAGGTGCTCGCGCTCGGGGCCGCCTGCGACCTCTCGCAGCGCCGCGACGGCACCGTGAACCGCTTCCTCTTCTCGCTCGTCGACCGCCAGACCCCGGCGAGGCCGCGCCCGGACGCGCTCGGCGTCCGCTCCGCCGACGTCGTTGTCGACGCCGCCAGGAACCTCTGGGCGCGCGTCTTCTCCCCGTCCGTGGGTAAACCCGAGGCGGCGCCGCTCCCGGTCGTCGTGTACTGTCACGGTGGCGGTTTTGCGCTGCTCTCCGCGTCGTCCGCGCCCCTGGACGCCATGTGTCGCCGCTTCTGCCGCGAGCTGGGCGCCGTGGTCGTCTCCGTCAACTACCGACGCGCGCCCGAGCACCGTCACCCCGCAGCCTACGATGACTGCGCGGATGTGCTCAGCTACCTTGGCACCGCGGGCCTCCCTGCCGACATCGGCGTCCCGGTCGATCTCTCCCGCTGCTTCCTCGCCGGGGACAGCGCCGGCGGCAACATCGCTCACCACGTGGCCCACCGATGGACCTCCTCGGCCGCTGTTGCTTCTGATAACCCTGTCCGCCTCGCCGGCATCATCCTGCTGCAGCCGTACTTCGGCGGCGAGGAGCGCACGGAAGCAGAGCTGAGGCTGGAGGGCGTGGGGCCGGTGGTGAACATGCGCCGCTCGGATTGGTCCTGGAAGGCgttcctgccggagggggccgatCGGAACCACCCGGCGGCGCATGTGACCGGTGAGGCGTGTCCGGAGCCCGAGTTGCCGGAGGAGTTCCCGCCGGCGATGGTGGTGGTTGGAGGGCTCGACCCGCTGCAGGACTGGCAGCGGCGGTACGCCGCCATGCTGCAGCGGAAGGGGAAGGCGGTGCAGCTGGTGGAGTTTCCGGACGCCATCCATGGCTTCTACATGTTCCCTAAGCTCCCCGACGCCGGGAAGCTCGTCAACGACGTTAAGAACTTCATGGAAACCGCCACGTCCGACCATTAA
- the LOC123051866 gene encoding probable carboxylesterase 18, with translation MEAAAGQGERPTPPPLPLGVRLQLAGLTAAIDAVERSDGTVNRCLYSVIDRLLSARANPRPDGSGVRSYDFTIDASRGIWARVFAPVSSAVPLPVVVYYHGGGFALFSPAIGPFNGVCRRLCSDVGAVVVSVNYRLAPEHRYPAAYDDGVDALRFIDDAGGVPGLGDGVPVDLASCFLTGESAGANIVHHVASRWAAEHLHAAKSLRLAGIIPVQPYFGGEERTESELRLEGVAPVVNLERSDFSWKAFLPVGATRDHPAAHVTDENAELAEDFPPTLLVVGGFDPLQDWQRRYADVLRRKGVKVQVAEYPDGFHGFYGFPAVADAGKVFQEMKAFVESNRVAPVKSTAR, from the coding sequence ATGGAAGCCGCCGCGGGTCAGGGAgagcgcccgacgccgccgccgctgccgctggggGTGCGGCTCCAGCTGGCGGGGCTCACGGCCGCCATCGACGCCGTGGAGCGCAGCGACGGCACCGTCAACCGCTGCCTCTACTCGGTGATCGACCGCCTGCTGAGCGCGCGCGCCAACCCGCGCCCGGACGGCTCCGGCGTGCGCTCCTACGACTTCACCATCGACGCCTCCCGCGGCATCTGGGCGCGCGTCTTCGCCCCGGTCTCCTCGGCGGTGCCGCTGCCCGTCGTCGTCTACTACCACGGCGGCGGCTTCGCGCTCTTCTCCCCGGCCATCGGGCCCTTCAACGGCGTGTGCCGCCGCCTCTGCAGCGACGTCGGCGCCGTGGTCGTGTCCGTCAACTACCGCCTCGCCCCGGAGCACCGCTACCCGGCGGCGTACGACGACGGCGTGGACGCGCTCCGCTTCATCGACGACGCCGGCGGCGTCCCGGGCCTCGGCGACGGCGTCCCCGTCGACCTCGCCAGCTGCTTTCTCACCGGGGAGAGCGCGGGGGCCAACATCGTCCACCACGTCGCCAGCCGCTGGGCCGCCGAGCACCTGCACGCCGCCAAGTCCCTCCGCCTCGCCGGCATCATCCCCGTGCAGCCCTACTTCGGCGGCGAGGAGAGGACGGAGTCGGAGCTCAGGCTGGAGGGCGTGGCGCCGGTGGTGAACCTCGAGCGCTCCGACTTCTCCTGGAAGGCGTTCCTGCCCGTGGGTGCCACCCGCGACCACCCTGCGGCGCACGTGACCGACGAGAACGCCGAGCTGGCCGAGGATTTCCCGCCTACGCTGCTGGTGGTCGGCGGGTTCGACCCGCTGCAGGACTGGCAGCGGCGGTACGCCGACGTGCTGCGGCGGAAGGGGGTGAAGGTCCAGGTGGCGGAGTACCCGGACGGCTTCCACGGGTTCTACGGCTTCCCGGCGGTCGCTGACGCCGGCAAGGTTTTCCAGGAGATGAAGGCTTTCGTGGAGAGCAACAGGGTGGCGCCGGTGAAATCCACCGCCCGGTGA